The proteins below come from a single Triticum aestivum cultivar Chinese Spring chromosome 5D, IWGSC CS RefSeq v2.1, whole genome shotgun sequence genomic window:
- the LOC123121090 gene encoding uncharacterized protein has product MAAAAARAGGRPWRVIPRPVMETVLHNHALHPRVPQPLLLHGPRGVGKSTLLLNRLLPQWSEPPHYAAVVDFLHPSPSSPAHAPWSLLSDTPPSLPSLRLRLESALEELTRAAVLRGAVGSNDVLAALSRSHGLHTMLSRLAGPASRRGQGTNSVPVLWARAVLAATSSARGDDPTFRIGEGEATNCSMEERAYMQEAMAALRVAKEVLGMQEGWRKEAVREMNRTGRFSRPLANSATDWPCLLLDVLSGAAEEDFFQPKLVLNNVDALRKATCEDDTMVPAAVYHDSFIWRVIALGANEQCLPVIMSTSDGYYSSQAFVDFGFPNIFISRETFGWTPQEAKLHMVSEFFSEQEWKVVDELLGPNPRQLCEIYMLKQKANGPEVLHDTNIEEIIDTYLAHLQVSVVNPAMQTALSMVQKFASDVREGKVPENRLSFGAPWRHPPRADNPDMCYKWAKIQLMDFVQSYVNTEFGLNYLADDSLEILDDPAAVAMMEVGLLYQQRDPSFVRPITRGIQRCLARWLVQQRLELTLQESISFSWQRVIRGRSYRHLMKEVGYK; this is encoded by the exons atggctgccgccgccgccagggcagGCGGCCGCCCGTGGCGCGTGATCCCGCGGCCGGTCATGGAGACTGTCCTCCACAACCACGCCCTCCACCCGCGCGTGCCGCAGCCGCTGCTCCTCCACGGGCCCCGCGGCGTCGGCAAGTCCACGCTCCTCCTCAACCGCCTCCTCCCTCAGTGGTCCGAGCCCCCGCACTACGCCGCCGTCGTCGACTTCCTCCACCCCTCTCCCAGTTCCCCCGCTCATGCGCCCTGGTCTCTCCTCTCAGACACGCCCCCCTCCCTGCCCTCCCTCCGCCTCCGGCTCGAGTCCGCGCTGGAGGAACTCACCCGCGCCGCAGTACTCCGAGGTGCCGTCGGTTCCAACGACGTGCTCGCCGCGCTCTCGCGGTCCCACGGCCTCCACACCATGCTCTCTCGCCTCGCGGGCCCTGCCTCCCGCCGCGGCCAGGGCACTAACTCGGTTCCGGTGCTCTGGGCAAGGGCTGTCCTAGCTGCAACCTCCTCGGCCCGTGGTGACGACCCCACCTTCCGCATTGGCGAGGGGGAGGCAACGAACTGCTCCATGGAGGAGAGGGCGTACATGcaggaggccatggcggcgctgcGTGTGGCCAAGGAAGTTCTCGGGATGCAGGAGGGGTGGAGGAAGGAGGCGGTGCGGGAGATGAATAGGACAGGCCGGTTCTCCCGTCCACTGGCCAATTCAGCCACAGACTGGCCATGCCTCCTGCTAGATGTGTTGTCAGGCGCAGCCGAGGAGGATTTTTTCCAG CCAAAGTTGGTGCTGAACAACGTTGATGCCCTGAGGAAGGCGACATGCGAGGACGATACAATGGTACCCGCAGCAGTGTACCATGACAGCTTCATTTGGAGGGTGATAGCACTTGGTGCTAATGAACAGTGCTTACCGGTCATTATGTCCACCTCAGATGG ATATTATTCTTCCCAAGCATTCGTCGATTTTGGTTTTCCTAACATCTTCATTTCTCGTGAG ACGTTTGGTTGGACACCACAAGAAGCTAAGCTGCATATGGTTTCTGAGTTCTTCAGTGAACAGGAG TGGAAAGTCGTTGATGAGCTTCTTGGACCAAACCCACGACAATTATGTGAGATATATATGCTAAAGCAAAAGGCGAATGGCCCAGA GGTTTTGCATGACACAAACATTGAGGAAATTATTGACACATACCTGGCACACTTGCAA GTATCTGTTGTGAATCCCGCAATGCAAACAGCATTAAGTATGGTGCAGAAGTTTGCTTCTGATGTACGCGAGGGTAAAGTACCAGAGAACAGATTGTCTTTTGGCGCACCTTGGAGACATCCACCTCGGGCTGACAATCCTGACATGTGCTATAAGTGGGCAAAGATTCAACTGATGGATTTTGTCCAGTCTTATGTAAACACAGAATTTGGG TTGAATTACCTAGCAGATGATAGCCTGGAAATATTGGATGATCCTGCAGCAGTCGCCATGATGGAG GTTGGCTTACTTTATCAACAGAGAGATCCATCCTTTGTGCGACCAATCACACGTGGGATTCAGCGTTGTCTTGCTAGATG GCTTGTTCAGCAGAGACTAGAGTTGACCCTTCAAGAATCAATATCATTCTCATGGCAACGTGTAATTCGTGGGCGAAGCTATCGACACTTGATGAAGGAAGTCGGCTACAAGTAA